One genomic region from Euleptes europaea isolate rEulEur1 chromosome 6, rEulEur1.hap1, whole genome shotgun sequence encodes:
- the QSER1 gene encoding glutamine and serine-rich protein 1, which translates to MMDRNYPAAPAFPDPLASSAAAAAASPQPATAWAYERGASGLKPSLSYGGGHPSHSEADLHRQTYTTSHQLPAYATTPHPTGLSGIFDNTMHSGSSNTKETSIMNFLTAIDSRNAQAVSSGTTLLPQFRAPTWQPGIHSSTAAELFVTGALPASGTFPPASVYQHPSAYSSRNFATTPSLTLQDATFSTTSNGLLTTHDPLLQIKASQGTIPTALTFERLGSSVLSTSIPPQSSTYRSAQESAAHLLQPQFSLLPSSLGGTQPAPQVYSSSLFTGSTASIERALQRECSVIKHHQRPSSTQSAQAQLTGSQHSLHNYLSSASGTDFPDTSQQSSISCSPVGDATQVSNGGPQQKTSQVSVELAQSYTFAIPSPGFPSVSTAEAKQCSTKQPPRVTETPKPQSIAPTVQIQSYSKTAQSQSSVIAGQAQIYSTAQLPSLLSVSQSQNYISTQSQNMPSVSHAQVFPAIKVEKLPSLYKTLSFSGQSQAIASDSQTLSYSDQQVLSSVANNNYSGQTRDLSSVSQSQNYSSSHSQGLTTVSQSQVSYSSQSQDLSVVSPSETYTTGQSLTLTSQSLPFSSSAHVQNLSASSPPQSYISLHSQAQESSSPPSQKFLTVVQSTPFAMPDQSQALQDRSSSDTKSYMKRKSDPNLYRVSKQDDHFQMQDLQVLQQQTSLNSTTQRITDGEADTQDNTYKVSKVDNPYSQSVIRSNSRLEDQVVGLTLQGSKKDERMISSVGQLTQQISHITNVVTHDVKKGANLMQTTQVNVDAKELNQQHSLLHKVHEAKASEQQGQIVSTSPQLHTQAIRHGHQLCLSGAQVLLESACDLQMLQPSILQSGLGTTKMSPQVQRIQSPQQVTHQFLQVDSHMVQSNGGHSQQQLHPHTAEVICEPTKPLQQHLASKDNFVQPNHEPKNQFVSLSTVCFPESMLLNDERNILSNVDDILAATAAACGVTPTEFAKVSSNEEDIQSIENGDNSKSQFQAMDVRHVTPSFSSVPTVVGKPLGINNISLNGGQVTLSLTAASAGQPKNLSLDQQHIETHQSIPTRLATSELEQRQGQVSGLVKQQSSTSNDSEGKNLDSTLNVKEAELVSSGRTLNKDSVISNNNFNMESDNTVIGNNAKIPLQPVLSMQPPGDENGSKTQEERQDILQEDLQRQKDKGQSKTRSVNEDDTNQKQMKRAGQCRRQNLRGADAGLLYPSPVAESCYETYQHHEKMRQKIKEVEEKQPEVKTGFIGSFLDFLKSGARQQFSVPAIRVPNRVRRPVAPVIRAPCAHLQSKPWMAAPPVSLENGCENANKKGSAEPKRSSEALPSFSSDEDSVGANQDLQKSITSALSTLDDASEKKKKTEMETAVSSAMTNTVTKKESSQIAPSVADAPVKTCFVQPEEEGADSDHLAKPQTTTAIEGCTEEEENGDSGGEGMYRERDEFVVKIEDIDALKVALKTGREPPAIWKVQKALLQKFVPEIRDGQREFAATNSYLGYFGDAKSKYKRVYVKVLENTNKKEYVRVCSKRPRNKPLQSPRPVHCKPSPGISKVPDPAAPKPATVTTKVSSLKPKAKQPKTKAEPPPKKRKTWKEEFPTSPQRQSEEEDAEPPTPFVARFLNTRAMKETFRSYMELLVSVALDPDTMQALEKSNDELLLPHMRKIDGMLNENRKRLLSKLRLERSFKAALESFPELTVINRDSKTKSGVSGVSRIKMNGKAYNKKTLKISKATTKLAQEFAVDPEKIPLCSLYHSLHHYKYHMFLRCKVEISSAQKKNADLGQEEIVQYCMKNVKWVEELFEKFGELLSHVQQKCS; encoded by the exons atGATGGACAGGAACTACCCGGCGGCGCCTGCTTTCCCCGACCCGCTGGCTTcttcggccgccgccgccgccgcgtctCCGCAGCCCGCCACCGCTTGGGCCTACGAGCGGGGCGCCAGCGGCCTCAAGCCCAG ttTAAGCTATGGAGGAGGACATCCATCACACTCCGAAGCAGATCTTCACAGACAAACATATACAACTTCTCATCAGCTTCCTGCATATGCTACCACACCCCACCCAACTG GTCTTTCTGGAATTTTTGACAACACTATGCACAGTGGTAGTAGCAACACTAAAGAAACATCCATAATGAATTTTCTCACTGCTATTGATTCCCGAAACGCTCAAGCTGTTTCTTCAGGAACTACTCTATTACCACAGTTCAGGGCTCCAACATGGCAGCCAG GTATACATTCTTCAACAGCAGCTGAGCTTTTTGTTACAGGAGCTTTGCCAGCCTCTGGAACATTCCCACCAGCATCAGTTTATCAACATCCCTCCGCTTATAGCAGTAGAAACTTTGCCACAACTCCCTCCCTAACTCTTCAAGATGCAACTTTCAGCACAACATCCAATGGACTTCTAACTACCCATGACCCTTTGTTGCAGATCAAAGCATCCCAAGGCACAATTCCTACTGCACTGACATTTGAGCGCCTGGGCAGTTCTGTGTTGAGTACCAGCATCCCGCCTCAGTCTTCAACGTACCGCTCCGCTCAAGAGTCTGCAGCGCATCTCTTGCAGCCGCAGTTTAGTTTGTTGCCTTCGTCACTTGGAGGAACTCAGCCGGCTCCACAGGTGTATAGCTCATCTCTGTTTACTGGTTCCACTGCCTCCATTGAAAGAGCACTGCAGAGAGAATGTAGTGTTATCAAACACCACCAGCGGCCTTCCAGCACACAGTCTGCTCAGGCGCAACTGACTGGTTCGCAGCATTCCTTACACAACTATTTATCAAGCGCGAGCGGAACTGATTTTCCAGATACATCCCAGCAGTCATCCATTTCTTGTAGCCCAGTTGGCGATGCTACTCAGGTGAGCAATGGTGGACCACAGCAGAAGACCTCTCAAGTTTCAGTGGAACTTGCTCAGTCGTACACGTTTGCAATTCCGTCACCTGGCTTCCCGTCCGTTTCCACTGCCGAGGCAAAACAGTGTTCTACAAAGCAGCCACCAAGGGTAACGGAGACCCCCAAGCCTCAAAGCATAGCCCCTACTGTGCAGATACAAAGCTATTCCAAAACTGCACAGAGTCAGAGTTCTGTGATAGCAGGCCAAGCACAAATCTATTCTACAGCACAGCTCCCCAGTCTCTTGTCAGTAAGCCAATCGCAAAATTATATTTCAACTCAGTCACAGAATATGCCGTCTGTTAGCCATGCACAGGTATTCCCAGCCATTAAGGTTGAGAAGCTGCCTTCATTGTACAAAACTCTTTCTTTTTCTGGGCAATCACAAGCTATTGCTTCTGATAGCCAGACACTAAGTTATTCTGATCAACAGGTATTAAGCTCAGTTGCAAATAACAACTACTCTGGGCAAACAAGGGATCTTTCTTCAGTCAGCCAGTCTCAAAATTATTCTTCTAGTCATTCTCAGGGTTTGACGACAGTCAGCCAATCACAAGTTAGTTATTCATCTCAGTCGCAGGATTTGTCAGTTGTTAGTCCGTCAGAAACCTATACTACAGGTCAGTCTTTAACGTTAACATCACAATCTCTTCCATTTTCATCCTCAGCTCATGTTCAAAATTTATCAGCTTCTAGCCCTCCCCAGAGCTATATTTCTCTACATTCTCAGGCACAAGAGTCATCATCTCCACCGTCTCAAAAGTTTTTGACAGTTGTCCAGTCAACTCCTTTTGCAATGCCAGATCAGTCACAAGCACTGCAGGACAGATCTTCCTCAGATACAAAATCATACATGAAAAGGAAATCGGATCCTAATTTGTATCGGGTATCAAAGCAAGACGATCATTTCCAAATGCAAGATTTGCAGGTATTGCAGCAGCAAACATCTCTCAATTCTACCACTCAAAGAATAACTGACGGTGAAGCTGACACTCAGGACAACACTTACAAAGTTTCCAAAGTGGATAACCCTTATTCTCAAAGTGTAATCAGAAGTAACTCTCGCCTTGAAGATCAAGTTGTTGGGCTTACTCTTCAGGGGTCAAAAAAAGATGAGAGAATGATTAGCTCCGTGGGTCAGCTTACCCAACAAATCAGCCATATCACAAACGTGGTAACCCATGATGTTAAAAAGGGAGCTAATTTAATGCAGACAACTCAAGTGAATGTGGATGCTAAAGAACTAAACCAGCAACATTCTCTTCTGCATAAGGTACATGAAGCTAAAGCCTCAGAGCAGCAAGGTCAAATTGTTAGCACATCACCCCAGCTTCATACACAGGCCATAAGACATGGCCATCAGCTCTGCTTGTCCGGTGCTCAAGTTCTTCTAGAATCTGCCTGTGACTTACAAATGCTTCAGCCATCAATATTGCAATCTGGCCTGGGTACCACCAAAATGTCTCCACAAGTGCAGCGCATTCAGAGTCCTCAGCAGGTGACTCATCAGTTTCTTCAGGTGGACAGTCACATGGTTCAGAGTAACGGAGGACATTCTCAACAGCAGCTTCATCCTCACACTGCTGAAGTTATCTGTGAACCCACAAAACCACTACAGCAGCACTTGGCATCAAAAGATAATTTTGTGCAGCCAAACCATGAACCTAAGAATCAGTTTGTCTCCCTTAGTACTGTATGTTTTCCAGAGTCCATGCTTCTCAACGATGAGAGGAATATACTGTCGAACGTAGATGATATTTTGGCAGCAACAGCTGCTGCTTGTGGTGTAACTCCAACTGAATTTGCCAAAGTATCATCTAATGAAGAAGACATTCAGTCAATTGAAAATGGAGACAATTCTAAATCTCAGTTCCAGGCAATGGATGTCAGGCATGTGACACCTAGCTTCAGCTCCGTGCCAACCGTTGTTGGAAAGCCACTGGGCATAAATAATATTTCTTTAAATGGAGGCCAGGTTACCCTGAGCCTCACAGCAGCGTCTGCAGGGCAGCCGAAAAATTTGAGCCTCGACCAACAACACATAGAGACTCATCAAAGCATTCCTACAAGACTTGCCACATCAGAGCTTGAACAGAGGCAGGGACAGGTTTCTGGCCTAGTTAAACAGCAGTCTAGCACCAGTAATGACTCTGAGGGGAAAAACCTTGACAGTACATTAAATGTAAAAGAGGCAGAGCTTGTCTCAAGTGGTAGGACTTTGAACAAAGACAGTGTCATATCAAATAATAATTTTAACATGGAAAGTGACAACACTGTGATAGGAAACAACGCTAAAATTCCATTGCAACCAGTACTATCTATGCAACCACCAGGAGATGAAAATGGTAGCAAAACTCAAGAGGAGAGGCAAGATATATTGCAAGAGGACCTTCAGAGGCAAAAAGACAAAGGGCAGAGTAAAACTAGAAGCGTCAATGAAGACGACACAAATCAGAAGCAAATGAAGCGAGCTGGGCAATGCAGAAGGCAGAATTTGAGAGGAGCTGATGCCGGCTTGCTGTATCCCTCCCCTGTTGCTGAAAGCTGCTATGAAACCTACCAACATCATGAGAAAATGAGGCagaaaatcaaagaagtggaggAAAAACAACCGGAGGTCAAAACAGGATTCATTGGCTCTTTTTTAGATTTCCTGAAGTCTGGGGCCAGGCAACAGTTCTCAGTTCCTGCCATACGAGTGCCTAATCGTGTGAGGAGGCCCGTTGCCCCAGTCATTAGAGCACCTTGCGCACATCTCCAGTCGAAGCCTTGGATGGCAGCACCTCCCGTGTCTCTTGAGAACGGTTGTGAAAATGCAAACAAGAAGGGCAGCGCGGAGCCTAAAAGGAGTTCTGAAGCGTTGCCTTCATTTTCTTCTGACGAAGATTCTGTAGGCGCTAACCAGGATCTTCAAAAAAGCATCACGTCTGCGTTATCGACTTTGGATGACGCttctgagaaaaagaagaaaacag AAATGGAAACAGCCGTGTCCAGTGCCATGACCAACACTGTTACAAAGAAGGAATCTTCTCAGATAGCTCCTTCTGTGGCAGATGCTCCAGTGAAAACCTGTTTTGTACAACCTGAAGAGGAGGGTGCTGATTCAGACCACTTAGCAAAGCCACAGACAACCACTGCAATAGAAGGATGTACTGAGGAAGAGGAGAATGGGGACAGTGGAGGAGAGGGCATGTACAGAGAACGTGATGAATTTGTCGTGAAGATTGAAGATATAGATGCACTAAAG GTTGCTTTAAAAACAGGAAGAGAACCTCCAGCCATCTGGAAAGTCCAAAAAGCGTTATTGCAAAAGTTTGTTCCTGAAataagagatggacagagggaattTGCAGCTACTAACAGT TATCTTGGGTATTTTGGGGATGCAAAATCAAAGTATAAACGGGTGTACGTGAAGGTCTtagaaaatacaaacaaaaaagaatatgTCAGAGTATGTTCCAAGAGGCCAAGAAATAAACCTTTGCAGTCTCCAAG gCCTGTTCATTGTAAGCCGAGTCCTGGCATCAGCAAAGTTCCAGATCCTGCAGCACCAAAACCAGCAACGGTCACAACAAAAGTCTCTTCACTGAAACCCAAAGCTAAGCAGCCAAAGACCAAGGCTGAACCACCACCAAAGAAACGGAAAACATGGAAAGAagaattccccacttctcctcaaCGCCAGAGTGAGGAGGAGG ACGCTGAACCTCCAACTCCCTTTGTCGCTCGCTTTTTGAACACCAGAGCTATGAAGGAAACATTTAGAAGTTATATGGAACTACTTGTTAGCGTCGCTCTGGACCCAGATACAATGCAAGCATTGGAGAAGAGTAATG